DNA sequence from the Alphaproteobacteria bacterium genome:
AGGTCGGTTCGACCTTGAGCGAGGGGCTGAACGGCGTGATCCGGGTTTCGGTCATCGCCACCGGCATCGAAGCTCAAGCGATGCAGCAGCAATCGTCGCAGACCGGAGCCGGTCCCGGACTCATGGGCGGCTTGCGCTCGATGAACAGCACCCCCAACCCCGCCCCGGTTCCGCGCACCATCAGCCCGGTGGTTCAGGCCGCTACCGCCGCCAGCCGCCAGCCGGAGCCGGTGACGGCTCCCGCGCCGTTCCTGGCGACGCAGCAGAGAGCTTTCGCGCCGTCGCAAGCCTTCCAGCAGCACACTCAGCAGCCTCAAAACCCGCCGCAGTCCTTCACGGCTGGACGGACGGCCGAAACGCCCGCACCCGCCGCGCCTCAGGCGGCAGCGCAACCCGCCGCGCTGCGCGGCCAGCAGATCGGCAATCAGTTCGTCGCGCCCCGTCCGATGGAAACGCCCCGTTCGGTTACGGCTTCCGCGCCGCAGACGGCTCCGGCAGCAGCCCCGGCCGCCGCGCGGACACAGCCTGCCCTGCATACGATTCCGGTCGAAGCCGACAAGCCCGGCCATTCGCGGAATCCGAACGCCAAGCGCGCCGAAAACCTGTTCACCCGCATTACCGGTTTCGGTATCGCGCGTCCGTCGAACGAAGAGGAAACGACCGCCATGGCCGCGCAGCCGCAACTCAACGTTAACCCCTCCGACCGTCAGGCCATTATTCAGGACGAGGAAGACAATCTGTCAGAAATCCCCGCCTTCCTGCGGCGGCAGACCAATCACTAAGCATCCGTAAGCTTGAAAAAAATTAGAGCCGCTCTCTTCCGAGAGCGGCTTTTTTTATCCCCTCGATGGCGAAACGGGCCACGATTAATTGTGTTATAAAAATCAATGAATTACATGCGTTCTTTGGGTCTGGATGACCTGAACAGATAATATTTACAAAATCTTCTCCTTCCCCGCGACGGTAATCCTGTCCCTGCCGCGTTATACATGCATATAGGGTTTTCGCTCTATTGCTCTCAGACTTTAGAGCGCCGGTTAATCCCGGCGCTCTTTTTTTTGTCAAAATCATTATATATCAATGCGTTGTCTTAATGTAACATCAGGTAATAAAGGTTGATTTTGCATTTGCGGCAATGATTGTTAAAAAGATCAAGCCATTGATTCGCAATTGTTTTCGAGAATGCGGGTTTGCGGCGGTCAAGCGGGTCTTCCCGGCTTGGTCTTCTGAAGCCATAAACCCGGTGATATGACGTGACCCCTCTCGACACTATACCCTTCGTTGCCCGCCGCCAGGATAACTTCCGGCCCCTGCCCCTGGTGATGCAGAACACGCTGCGCGGCACCGCGCAATGCACCGGCGTTGGCGTCCATAGCGGCGAGATCGTCACCCTCAAGCTTCATCCCGCCCCAGCCGACCACGGCATCGTTTTCGTGCGGACGGATTTGCCCGCCGGACAGAACACCATTCCCGCGACGTGGGACAGCGTCATGGACACCAGGCTTTGCACCGTCATCGGCAACGCCACGGGCGCCACCGTCGGCACGGTCGAGCATTTGCTGGCCGCCATGCGCGCCATGGATATCGACAACGCGCTGGTCGAGATCGACGGCGCCGAAGTGCCGATCATGGACGGCAGTTCCGCGCCTTTCGTCTTTTTGATCGAAATGGCCGGCATCATCGAACAGGACGAGCCGCGCCAGTGGATCGAGATTCTCAAGCCGGTTCAGGTCGATCTTGACGGCAAGCGCGCCGCGCTCGTGCCCGGCGACCAGTCCGTCTTCAATGTCGAAATATTATTCAAATCCCCCGTGATCGACCGCCAGAGCTATGATTTCGCCGTATCGCCCGCCGGTTTCAAAGGCGAGATCAGCCGGGCCCGCACCTTCGGCTTCCTGGAAGAAGTCGATCAGTTGCGGAAAATGGGCTTGGCGCGCGGCGGCTCGCTGCATAACGCCATCGTCATCAACGGCGACAAGATCATGAATGAAGACGGCTTGCGCTATCATGACGAGTTCGTCCGCCATAAATTGCTCGACGCGATCGGCGATCTCAGCCTCGCGGGCGCGCCGATTCTCGGCTCGTTCGAGGGCTATTGCACCGGCCACGCGCTGAACAACAAGCTGCTGCGGGCGCTGTTCGCCGACGCAAGCGCCTGGCGCATGGTCACGCGCCCCAACATGGATGCCCAAACCGATCTGGCGGCGACAGGTTGAAAACCTTCTCTTGATGTGCTGTAACCTCCCCTGATGTTTGGGGTATAGGTTTATGGGATCATCACCGGGTTACAGGCTTTCGCGCGCGGGCATGGTGCTTTTGGCGGCCCTCTGCCTCGCTGCGTGCAGCGGCGACAAAGACAAGGACAAAGACGTCGAAAAGCCCGTCGATGAGCTTTACAACGACGCCGCCAAGCAGCTGGAAGACGGCGACTACAAAAAATCCGCCAGTCTCTTTGAAGAAGTCGAACGGCAATATCCCTACTCGCAATGGGCGACGCGGGCGCAGCTTATGGCCGCCTTCGCCCAATATGAGGGGCAGGATTACGACGCCTCGGTCGCCACGCTGGACCGCTTCATCCAGCTTCATCCCGGCAATCCCCAGATCGATTACGCCTATTACCTTCGCGCCCTCGATTACTATGAGCGCGTCGCCGATGTCGCGCGCGACCAGAACTATACCCGCGAGGCGGAAAAAGCCCTGCAAGATATCGTGTCCCGCTTTCCCGACACGGCCTACGCCCGCGACGCCATCGTCAAAATCTCGCTGATCCAGGACCAGCTGGCGGGCGCGGAGATGGAAGTCGGACGCTACTACATCAAACAAAAAATCTATAATGCGGCGCTGTCGCGCTTTCAGAATGTTGTTGAAAAATACCAGACGACAAGCCATGTTCCCGAAGCGTTGCACCGCATGGTGGAATGCTATCTCGGCCTCGGCATCAAGAAAGAGGCTCAGGCGACGGCGGCCGTTCTCGGCTATAACTTCCCCGGAAGCCCGTGGTATCAATACAGCTACGATTTGCTCGACGGAGAAAAGCTCACGCCGCAGCCAAGTCACGAAAGTTGGATCGGGCGCGCATGGCGCCGGGTTCTTTGAAAACAGCTTAAGGAATCATCCGTCATGGGCCCCTGGGATATCGTTTTTCTGGTCATCATTCTCTTCACCCTGGTGTGCCTCAGCTACTTCTATTACGAGCGCAAGACAGGCGTGCCGACATTCCCGACCATGCCCGCCATGCGGAATAAGGTCATCGAGGTCCTGAGAAAGGAAATGGCGGCGCGTCCGGGCCAGCCATTCACCGTCATCGATCTCGGTTCGGGCAGCGGCCAGGCCACCTGGCATATCGCCAAGGCCCTCCCCGAAGCCCAGATCATCGGCATCGAACTGTCATTCGTCCCCTGGCTGCGCTCGGTCATCCGCCAGAAGCTGTTCGGCCCCGCGAATCTCGAATACAAGCGCGTCGATTTCCTGACCTATGACATTTCGCAGGTCGACGCCGTATTCATGTATCTGGTCGGCAAGATCATGGAGCGCGTCAGCGCGAAATTGCGCGCCGAGCTTAAGCCGGGCGCGCTGGCCATTTCCAATAAATTCCCCCTGCCCGGCTGGGAACCCTATGATACCGCCGTTCCGCAGACCCTTTATAAGACGGTCATGCTGCTTTACCGGCAGGGCGGACAGACGAGGCAGGAACCGGAAAGAACCTTGCAGGCGGGGTAAAAAGCGTCTCGTTCCGCGCCTGCCGTTCCGCACAACCGATTTCCTCCCGGGAAAAAATGGTTTAGCATTGATCCCATGCTGAATCGCCTTGCCATCAATGACGTCGTATTGATCGACCGCCTCGCGCTGGAGCTTGGCGATGGGCTGATCGTCTTCACCGGCGAAACAGGCGCGGGAAAATCGATCCTGCTCGACGCGCTCGGCCTCGCGCTCGGGGCGCGGAGCGATGCCGCGCTGGTGCGGCGCGGAAGCGCCAATGCCGCGGTGACGGCGGAATTCTCGCTGCCGCGCGGCCATGCCGCCAACCTCCTGCTCGCCGAACAAGGCATACCGGCGGAAGACGCGCTGATCCTGCGCCGAACCGTGAGCGCCGACGGCAAAAGCCGCGCCAGCATCAACGACCAGCCGGTCAGCATCGGCCTGCTTCGCATAATCGGCCAGCATCTCGTCGAAATTCACGGGCAGTTTGAAAGCCACGGCCTGCTCGACGCCGCGACGCACCGGAAAATTCTCGACGCCTTCGGCGGCCATGGCGCTCTGGCCGATACGGCCGCCGCCGCTCATGCCGCATGGCAGGCCGCGCGGCAAGCGGAAAGCGAGGCCGCCGAAGCCATAGCAGCCGCGCGGCGCGAGGAAGATTATCTGCGCGCCGCCCTGCGCGAACTTGACGATCTTGCGCCGGAAGCGGGCGAAGCCGACGGCCTCGCCGCACGCCGCACGCAGCTTCAGAACCGCGAGAAAATCGTCGGCGCGCTCGACGCGGCGCAGAAACTCCTGACCGAACATCGCGGCGCGGCACGCCTTATCAACGAAGCGGCGCACGGCATCGCCAAGATCGCCACGCAGGCCGGCCCGGAAATTCAGGAAATTCTGGCGACGCTCGACCGGCTGGCCTCGGAAACCGACGAGGCGGGCGACGCCATCGACCGCCTGATGCGCGACGACATGCTCGACCCGGCGCAGCTGAACATCGCCGAAGAAAGATTATTCGCGCTGCGCGCCGCCGCCCGCAAACATCAGACCGCGCCCGACGAATTGCCGCAAATCCGCCGGAACCTTGCCGCGCGGCTTGCCGCGCTCGATCATCAGACCGACCATCTGGCCGCGCTCGCCAAAGCTACGGCGGCCTCGCGCCGCGCCTTCAGCGAGGCCGTGGGCCGGCTTTCGGCGGCGCGGGCAAACGCGGCGAAGAAGCTGGAAAAGGAAGTGAATAACGAGCTTCCGGCGCTCAAGCTCGGCGCGGCGACGCTTACGGCGGGTCTTGTTTCGCTGCCCGAAGAAGAATGGAACGCCCATGGCGGCGAGCGCGTGGCGTTCCTCGGCCAGACCAATCCGGGCGCCGCGCCCGCGCCGCTGCAGAAAATCGCCTCCGGCGGCGAGCTGGCGCGCTTCATGCTGGCGCTCAAAGTCGTGCTCGCGGCGGCGGACCCGGTGCCGACTCTCGTCTTCGACGAAGTGGATGCGGGCATCGGCGGCGCGACCGCCGCCGCGGTCGGCGAAAGATTGGCGAAGCTGGCCCAATCGGTTCAGGTGATGGTCGTGACGCACAGCCCGCAGGTCGCGGCCAAGGCGGCGCAGCATTGGCGCGTCGAGAAATCGAGCGCCGAGGGCATGACGACGACCGCCATCGCGCGGCTTGACGATCATGCGCGGCGCGAGGAAATCGCCCGCATGCTGGCGGGCAGCGCGATCACGGACGCCGCGCGCGCGGCGGCGGCGGATTTGATCGCGGAGAACACGGAGACGCTCGCCGTCCCGGCCAATCTTGCGCCTAAAGCGAAGCGGGCCAAGCGCCAATGAGTCCGCGCAAGAAAAAAGCCGAAACCTTTACCCCCATCGAAGCTGCCGCCGAACTGGCGCGGCTCGCGGACCTGATCGCGCATCACGACCGGCGCTATCACCAGATGGATGCGCCGGAAATTCCGGACGCCGAATATGACAAACTGCGCGCCGACTATCGCGCGCTGCTCGATCAATACCCGCAGCTCGCGCCCGCCAACGACCCGGAAAAGCGCGTCGGCGCGGCGCCCGTCCAGGCTTTCGGCAAAGTCGCGCATCGCGCGCCGATGCTGTCGCTGGGCAACGCGTTCAGCGCCGAAGACATCGACGATTTCATCGCGCGCATCCGCCGCTTCCTGCAATGGCCGGAGGACAAGCCGCTGGAATTCATCGCCGAGCCGAAAATCGACGGCGCATCGTCGAGCCTGCGCTACGAGAACGGCATCTTCATTCAGGGCGCGACGCGCGGCGACGGAACCACCGGCGAGAATGTCACCGCCAATCTGCGCACCATCAAGGCTATTCCGCAAAAACTCCCGCCGCCCTTCCCCGCCGTCTTGGAAATTCGCGGCGAGGTTTTCATGCGCCGCGGCGATTTTCTGCAGCTCAACGCGGCGCGAGAAAAACAAGGCGAGGAGCCGTTCGCCAATCCGCGCAATTCGGCGGCGGGCAGCCTGCGCCAGCTCGATTCCTCGATCACAGCCTCGCGCAAGCTGGAATTTTTCGCCTATGCTCTCGGAGAAATCAGCGAGCCGGTTGCCGCCACTCAATCCGACATGCGGAAAAAACTTAAAAGCTGGGGATTCCATCTCAACGAACCTTCCGAATTATGCGAAACCCCCGAAGCGCTGATGGCCTATTATAGAAAGATCGAAGCCCTGCGCACCGATCTGCCTTTCGATATCGACGGCGTGGTGTATAAGGTCGAGCGTTTCGACCTTCAGGAGCGCCTGGGCTTCGTCAGCCGCGCGCCGCGCTGGGCCATCGCCCATAAATTCGCCGCCGAACAGGCGCAGACCAGGCTTCGCGCCATCACCACGCAGGTCGGGCGCACCGGCGTCTTGACTCCCGTCGCCGATCTCGAGCCGGTCAATGTCGGCGGCGTCATGGTCGCGCGCGCGACGTTGCATAACGCCGATGAAATCGCCCGCAAGGATATCCGCGTCGGCGACCTCGTGACGGTGCAGCGCGCGGGCGACGTGATCCCGCAGATTCTGGGAGCCGATCTTGCCGCCCGGCCCAAGGATTCCGAGCCTTTCCATTTCCCCAGCCGCTGCCCGATCTGCGGCTCGCATGTGGTGCAAGAGGAAGGCTACGCGGCGCGGCGCTGTTCCGGCGGACTGGTCTGCCCGGCGCAGCAGCAGGAAAGGCTTCGCCATTTCACCAGCCGCGACGCCTTCAACATCGAAGGATTGGGCGAGCAGCGCATCGATCTTTTCCTGGCGCGGAAGCTGATCGAGCATCCCGCCGATATTTTCACCCTCAAGAACAAACGCGGCGAAATCCTGGAGATGGAAGGCTGGCAGGAAAAATCCGTCGATAAGCTGCTCGCCGCCATCGAGGCGCGGCGCGCCATGCCGCTCGCCAAATTCATCTATGCGCTCGGCATTCCGCAAATCGGCGACGTGACGGCAAGGCAGCTTGCCGCGCATTACCGCCATTACGAATCCTGGCTATCCGCCATGCTGGCAGCCGCGGCGGGCGACGAAAAAGCCGTGCATGAGCTTGACGATCTTCCCAACATTGCCGAATCCACGATCAAGAGCATCGCACAATTTTTCGCCGAGAAAGGCAATGTGAAGGCGGTCATGGATCTGGCGGCGCAACTGACCGTCGAAGACCATGCCGCGCGCGCGGCCAGCGATCACCCGCTCGCCGGAAAAACCGTCGTCTTCACCGGCACGCTGCAACAAATGAGCCGCAGCGAGGCAAAGGCGAAAGCGGAATCCCTCGGCGCAAAGATCGGCAGCGATGTGTCGAAGAATACCGACTATGTGGTGATCGGCGAAGACGCGGGCAGCAAAGCCAAACGCGCCCATGAACTCGGCCTCAAGACTCTGACCGAGGAAGAATGGCTGGGAATGATGCGGTGACGATTACAGGCTTTCGGTCGCCTGCATCAACCAGTGTTTGGCATCGCCATTGAGCTGGCCCGCGATTTCCGCCCTGACCCTGGCGTGATAATCATTGATCCAGTCGATTTCCGCCACCGTCAGGAAGCCCGGCAACAATAAATTCCGGTCCAGCGGCGCGAGCGTCAAAGTCTCGAAGCCCAGCATCGCCTGCTCGCCGCCTTCCGGCATCGAAGCCTCCGTGACCAGCATCAGATTCTCGAACCGGATGCCATAGGCGCCGGGCTTGTGATAACCCGGCTCGTTCGACAGCACCATGCCGGGCTGCAAGGCGACATCGCCGCGCTGGCCGCGCGAGATGCCCTGCGGCCCTTCATGAACGCTGAGATAGCTGCCGACGCCGTGGCCGGTGCCGTAGCCGTAATCCACGCCCGCCGCCCATAGATATTGCCGCGCCAGAACGTCAAGCTCCCCGCCGCGCGTCCCCGGCGGAAACCGCGCCGATGCCAGGGCAATGTGCCCCTTGAGCACGCGGGTATAACGGTCGCGCATCTCGTCGCTTGGATTCCCTATGGCGACCGTGCGAGTCACGTCGGTCGTGCCGTCGAGATATTGCCCGCCGCTGTCGAGCAGCAATAATTCTCCGGCCTGCAATTTGCGGTCGGTCGCCGCCGTCGCGCAGTAATGAGCGAGAGCGCCGTGCGGGCCGCTTCCGGCGATGGTGGAGAAGCTCGGCCCGCGGAAAAGATTCTGCGCCGCGCGGTATTCCTCTAGAACCTCGTCCACCTGCAATTCGCTGACGCTGCCCGGCGGCTGCGCCGCGAGCCAGCCGAGGAACTTCGTCAAAGCCGCGCCGTCGCGGCGGTGAGCGTTGCGCATGCCCGCCTGCTCCACGGCGTTCTTGCAGGCGCGCGGCAGCAGGCATGGATCGTCGGCATGAACCGGTTTCGCGCCCGCCTGCTCCAGCCGCTGAACGATCCATGCGGCGCACAGCCCGAGATCGACTTCCACCTCGGCCGCCTGCGCGCCAAGCTCGTCCAGCGCGGCGCCGAACGCCGCTATGGGCTTGACGCGCACGGCGTCGCCCAGATGCGCGGCAAGCTCCGGCGTCAGCTTGCGCCCGTCTACGAACCAGTCCGCCGCGGCATCCGCGTGAAGGATGGCGAAGCTGAGCGGCAAGGGGATGTGCGGCACGTCGCCGCCGCGAATATTGAGCAGCCATGCCACGGAGGCCGGGTCGGTGAGCATCGCGGCGGCGCGTTTTCTTCCCTGCAATGCGGCGGCGAGAGCCTGGCGCTTTTCCTCGGCGCTTCGGCCCGCGAATTCGATGCCATGCGGCACGACAGGCGCAAGCGGCGGGGCTGGACGCTCTTTCCAGATCGCATCGACGGGATTGCCATCGAGCGCCACGAGGCCCGCGCCGGCCTTGGCGACGGCCTTCTGCAGCCGTTCCACGGCGCGGGGCGTATG
Encoded proteins:
- the lpxC gene encoding UDP-3-O-acyl-N-acetylglucosamine deacetylase, with the translated sequence MTPLDTIPFVARRQDNFRPLPLVMQNTLRGTAQCTGVGVHSGEIVTLKLHPAPADHGIVFVRTDLPAGQNTIPATWDSVMDTRLCTVIGNATGATVGTVEHLLAAMRAMDIDNALVEIDGAEVPIMDGSSAPFVFLIEMAGIIEQDEPRQWIEILKPVQVDLDGKRAALVPGDQSVFNVEILFKSPVIDRQSYDFAVSPAGFKGEISRARTFGFLEEVDQLRKMGLARGGSLHNAIVINGDKIMNEDGLRYHDEFVRHKLLDAIGDLSLAGAPILGSFEGYCTGHALNNKLLRALFADASAWRMVTRPNMDAQTDLAATG
- a CDS encoding outer membrane protein assembly factor BamD, giving the protein MGSSPGYRLSRAGMVLLAALCLAACSGDKDKDKDVEKPVDELYNDAAKQLEDGDYKKSASLFEEVERQYPYSQWATRAQLMAAFAQYEGQDYDASVATLDRFIQLHPGNPQIDYAYYLRALDYYERVADVARDQNYTREAEKALQDIVSRFPDTAYARDAIVKISLIQDQLAGAEMEVGRYYIKQKIYNAALSRFQNVVEKYQTTSHVPEALHRMVECYLGLGIKKEAQATAAVLGYNFPGSPWYQYSYDLLDGEKLTPQPSHESWIGRAWRRVL
- a CDS encoding class I SAM-dependent methyltransferase, which produces MGPWDIVFLVIILFTLVCLSYFYYERKTGVPTFPTMPAMRNKVIEVLRKEMAARPGQPFTVIDLGSGSGQATWHIAKALPEAQIIGIELSFVPWLRSVIRQKLFGPANLEYKRVDFLTYDISQVDAVFMYLVGKIMERVSAKLRAELKPGALAISNKFPLPGWEPYDTAVPQTLYKTVMLLYRQGGQTRQEPERTLQAG
- the recN gene encoding DNA repair protein RecN yields the protein MLNRLAINDVVLIDRLALELGDGLIVFTGETGAGKSILLDALGLALGARSDAALVRRGSANAAVTAEFSLPRGHAANLLLAEQGIPAEDALILRRTVSADGKSRASINDQPVSIGLLRIIGQHLVEIHGQFESHGLLDAATHRKILDAFGGHGALADTAAAAHAAWQAARQAESEAAEAIAAARREEDYLRAALRELDDLAPEAGEADGLAARRTQLQNREKIVGALDAAQKLLTEHRGAARLINEAAHGIAKIATQAGPEIQEILATLDRLASETDEAGDAIDRLMRDDMLDPAQLNIAEERLFALRAAARKHQTAPDELPQIRRNLAARLAALDHQTDHLAALAKATAASRRAFSEAVGRLSAARANAAKKLEKEVNNELPALKLGAATLTAGLVSLPEEEWNAHGGERVAFLGQTNPGAAPAPLQKIASGGELARFMLALKVVLAAADPVPTLVFDEVDAGIGGATAAAVGERLAKLAQSVQVMVVTHSPQVAAKAAQHWRVEKSSAEGMTTTAIARLDDHARREEIARMLAGSAITDAARAAAADLIAENTETLAVPANLAPKAKRAKRQ
- the ligA gene encoding NAD-dependent DNA ligase LigA translates to MSPRKKKAETFTPIEAAAELARLADLIAHHDRRYHQMDAPEIPDAEYDKLRADYRALLDQYPQLAPANDPEKRVGAAPVQAFGKVAHRAPMLSLGNAFSAEDIDDFIARIRRFLQWPEDKPLEFIAEPKIDGASSSLRYENGIFIQGATRGDGTTGENVTANLRTIKAIPQKLPPPFPAVLEIRGEVFMRRGDFLQLNAAREKQGEEPFANPRNSAAGSLRQLDSSITASRKLEFFAYALGEISEPVAATQSDMRKKLKSWGFHLNEPSELCETPEALMAYYRKIEALRTDLPFDIDGVVYKVERFDLQERLGFVSRAPRWAIAHKFAAEQAQTRLRAITTQVGRTGVLTPVADLEPVNVGGVMVARATLHNADEIARKDIRVGDLVTVQRAGDVIPQILGADLAARPKDSEPFHFPSRCPICGSHVVQEEGYAARRCSGGLVCPAQQQERLRHFTSRDAFNIEGLGEQRIDLFLARKLIEHPADIFTLKNKRGEILEMEGWQEKSVDKLLAAIEARRAMPLAKFIYALGIPQIGDVTARQLAAHYRHYESWLSAMLAAAAGDEKAVHELDDLPNIAESTIKSIAQFFAEKGNVKAVMDLAAQLTVEDHAARAASDHPLAGKTVVFTGTLQQMSRSEAKAKAESLGAKIGSDVSKNTDYVVIGEDAGSKAKRAHELGLKTLTEEEWLGMMR
- a CDS encoding aminopeptidase P family protein, producing the protein MSNDAKLRLLRDELARRGVDGFIVPMADEFQNEYVPVSARRVEFVTGFTGSAGTAIMLQDRAAFFTDSRYTLQAGGEVSPELFAQFDGAKKSPGEWLAENLKAGDKFGYDPWLHTPRAVERLQKAVAKAGAGLVALDGNPVDAIWKERPAPPLAPVVPHGIEFAGRSAEEKRQALAAALQGRKRAAAMLTDPASVAWLLNIRGGDVPHIPLPLSFAILHADAAADWFVDGRKLTPELAAHLGDAVRVKPIAAFGAALDELGAQAAEVEVDLGLCAAWIVQRLEQAGAKPVHADDPCLLPRACKNAVEQAGMRNAHRRDGAALTKFLGWLAAQPPGSVSELQVDEVLEEYRAAQNLFRGPSFSTIAGSGPHGALAHYCATAATDRKLQAGELLLLDSGGQYLDGTTDVTRTVAIGNPSDEMRDRYTRVLKGHIALASARFPPGTRGGELDVLARQYLWAAGVDYGYGTGHGVGSYLSVHEGPQGISRGQRGDVALQPGMVLSNEPGYHKPGAYGIRFENLMLVTEASMPEGGEQAMLGFETLTLAPLDRNLLLPGFLTVAEIDWINDYHARVRAEIAGQLNGDAKHWLMQATESL